In Chlamydia serpentis, the following are encoded in one genomic region:
- the efp gene encoding elongation factor P — MVRVSTSEFRVGLRIEIDGQPYLILQNDFVKPGKGQAFNRIKVKNFLTGRVIERTYKSGESVETADIREHAMRLLYTDQEGATFMDDETFEQEVVFWDKLENIRQWLLEDIIYTLVLYNGDVVAVEPPIFMELSILETAPGVRGDTASGRVLKPAVTNTGAKIMVPIFIDEGELVKVDTRTGSYESRVSK; from the coding sequence ATGGTTCGTGTAAGTACTAGTGAATTCCGTGTAGGATTAAGAATAGAAATTGATGGCCAGCCATACCTAATTTTACAGAATGATTTTGTAAAACCAGGGAAAGGTCAAGCTTTTAATAGAATAAAAGTAAAAAATTTTTTAACTGGCAGGGTAATTGAACGGACCTATAAGTCTGGAGAATCTGTAGAGACTGCTGATATCCGGGAGCACGCTATGCGCCTTCTATATACCGATCAAGAAGGAGCCACTTTTATGGATGATGAGACTTTTGAGCAAGAAGTCGTATTTTGGGATAAACTTGAGAATATTAGACAGTGGTTATTAGAAGATATCATTTATACTTTGGTTTTATATAATGGTGATGTTGTTGCTGTTGAGCCTCCGATCTTTATGGAGCTTAGTATCTTAGAGACAGCCCCAGGAGTCCGTGGAGATACAGCATCCGGGCGTGTTTTGAAGCCTGCTGTGACAAATACAGGAGCTAAGATTATGGTCCCTATTTTTATTGATGAGGGAGAATTAGTGAAGGTCGATACTCGGACGGGGAGTTATGAATCTCGGGTTTCGAAATAA
- the tkt gene encoding transketolase: MINKELDVGILNKIAGAIKQISIESIQKASSGHPGLPLGCAELAAYLYTYVLRHNPRDPQWINRDRFVLSAGHGSALLYSCLHLSGFDVSLEDLQEFRQIHSRAPGHPEYGETVGVEATTGPLGQGLGNAVGIALSMKMLGSRFNRPGHNIFNGKTYCLAGDGCFMEGVSHEACSFAGSLNLNNLVVIYDYNNVVLDGYLNETSVEDTKKRFEAYGWDVYEIDGYDWVHIHETFSSIKHAQERPVIIIAHTIIGHGSPKEGTSKAHGSPLGIEGVRETKEFWHLPEEKFFVPPAVKNFFSHKIQEDRKLQEQWFDEVRVWSKQFPELYEEFLDLTAHKLPKTLEVLIQNVEMPDSIAGRAASNKLIQVLVQHIPYLIGGSADLSSSDGTWIGEAQVIHTHDFSGRNIKYGVREFGMATIMNGLAYSRVFRPFGGTFLVFSDYMRNAIRIAALSKLPVIYQFTHDSIFIGEDGPTHQPVEQLMSLRAIPGLHVLRPADANEVKGAWIAALQHSGPTAIVLSRQALPTLPGAHKPFKDGVGRGAYILLKESGEKPDYTLFATGSEVALALSVAKELEHLDKHVRVVSFPSWELFEAQDIDYKQSIVGGDLGIRVSIEAGSALGWYKYIGSEGLAIAMDRFGHSGAPDDVAEECGFTTEQILQRILSQ, translated from the coding sequence ATGATCAATAAAGAATTAGATGTCGGTATTTTAAATAAAATTGCTGGGGCAATTAAGCAAATCAGTATCGAATCAATTCAAAAAGCATCTTCTGGTCACCCAGGCCTTCCCTTGGGGTGCGCTGAGCTTGCTGCTTATTTATATACTTATGTACTCAGACACAATCCACGAGATCCTCAATGGATCAATAGAGATCGTTTTGTATTATCTGCTGGTCATGGCTCTGCTCTCCTCTATTCCTGTCTGCATCTTTCTGGTTTTGATGTTTCTTTAGAAGATCTTCAAGAATTTCGTCAAATTCACTCCCGAGCTCCAGGACATCCTGAGTATGGTGAAACTGTAGGAGTTGAAGCAACGACAGGCCCTCTCGGACAAGGACTGGGAAATGCTGTTGGTATTGCCTTGTCTATGAAGATGCTGGGATCTCGATTTAATCGCCCGGGACATAATATTTTTAATGGAAAAACCTACTGCCTTGCGGGCGATGGTTGCTTCATGGAAGGAGTTAGCCATGAAGCCTGTAGTTTTGCAGGATCTTTAAACCTAAACAATCTTGTTGTCATCTATGATTATAATAATGTTGTTCTTGATGGATATCTTAATGAAACTAGTGTTGAGGATACAAAAAAGCGTTTTGAAGCTTACGGATGGGATGTATATGAAATTGATGGGTATGACTGGGTTCATATTCACGAGACTTTTTCAAGTATCAAACATGCTCAAGAACGACCTGTAATTATTATTGCCCATACTATTATTGGTCATGGTTCACCCAAGGAAGGGACGAGTAAAGCTCATGGTTCTCCTTTGGGAATAGAAGGGGTTCGTGAAACAAAGGAGTTTTGGCATCTTCCTGAGGAGAAATTTTTTGTTCCTCCTGCAGTAAAAAACTTCTTTTCTCATAAGATACAAGAAGATCGCAAACTACAAGAGCAATGGTTTGATGAAGTTCGTGTTTGGTCGAAACAATTTCCAGAATTGTATGAGGAATTTCTTGACTTAACAGCTCATAAGTTACCTAAAACTTTAGAAGTCCTGATACAAAATGTAGAAATGCCAGATTCTATAGCAGGGCGTGCTGCTTCAAATAAATTGATACAAGTTTTGGTCCAGCATATCCCTTATTTAATTGGTGGGTCTGCCGATCTTTCGAGTTCAGACGGCACTTGGATTGGAGAGGCGCAAGTAATTCACACTCATGACTTTTCTGGACGGAACATTAAATATGGTGTTCGTGAGTTCGGTATGGCTACTATTATGAATGGTTTGGCTTATAGTCGGGTATTCCGTCCTTTTGGTGGAACATTTTTAGTGTTTTCTGACTATATGCGTAATGCCATTCGCATAGCAGCTCTTTCTAAGTTGCCAGTGATTTATCAATTCACTCACGATTCCATATTTATTGGAGAAGATGGGCCTACTCATCAGCCTGTGGAACAATTGATGTCTTTGCGAGCTATCCCAGGGTTGCATGTTTTACGTCCTGCGGATGCTAATGAAGTCAAAGGAGCATGGATTGCAGCATTGCAACACTCTGGTCCTACAGCAATTGTACTTTCTAGGCAAGCATTGCCTACTCTGCCTGGTGCGCATAAGCCTTTTAAAGATGGCGTAGGACGTGGGGCCTATATTTTGTTAAAAGAATCAGGGGAAAAACCAGACTATACTCTCTTTGCCACAGGATCAGAAGTTGCATTGGCTCTTTCTGTAGCTAAAGAATTAGAGCATTTAGATAAGCATGTCCGTGTCGTTTCTTTTCCTTCTTGGGAGCTTTTTGAAGCTCAGGATATCGACTACAAACAAAGCATTGTGGGCGGAGATTTGGGAATCCGTGTCTCCATAGAGGCAGGATCTGCTTTAGGTTGGTACAAGTATATCGGATCAGAGGGTTTAGCTATTGCTATGGATAGATTCGGACACTCAGGAGCTCCTGATGATGTTGCTGAAGAATGTGGATTTACTACAGAACAAATTCTTCAGAGAATTCTATCTCAATAG
- the alaS gene encoding alanine--tRNA ligase, which translates to MLSNTIRSNFLKFYANRHHTILPSSPVFPHNDSSILFTNAGMNQFKDIFLNKEKVSYSRATTSQKCIRAGGKHNDLDNVGHTSRHLTFFEMLGNFSFGDYFKSEAIAFAWEVSLSVFNFNSERIYATVHEKDDEAFTLWEKYLPTDRIFRLTDKDNFWSMANTGPCGYCSELLFDRGPTFGKASSPLQDTEGERFLEYWNLVFMEFNRTSEGSLLALPSKHVDTGAGLERLVSLIAGTNTVFETDVLRELIARVEKLSRKIYHPDDSGAPFRVIADHTRSLSFAIADGLLPGNTERGYVLRKILRRSVNYGRRLGFNAPFLAEIVPVLVDLMGGAYPELKNSLSQIQKVITLEEETFFKTLDRGGNLLQQVLKSSFSSSCISGEDAFKLKDTYGMPIDEIALLAKDYDYSVDMDTFHELEKEAKERSRKSVAKSVENSESVYNELDLTSEFIGYDNLSCDTFIEAIISKNNLVSLLQEEEEGAIVLKTSPFYAEKGGQIGDSGEIFCSEGTFIVTHTASPKAGLIVHYGKVSQGTLSVEAAVTAQVNCARRKKIANNHTACHLLHKALEITLGDHIRQAGSYVDDTKIRLDVTHPEAISQDDLISIETLVNASIRDNYSVNIRESLYSDVMNSSEIKQFFGDKYSDVVRIVSVGHSHELCGGTHTEATGNIGFFRIVKEHAIAMGIRRIEAITGEEAESAVHEESQLLEEIAVLLQVPKDQILTKLSATLGERKQQQKLLTELESTLIYTKLDKLINNCHQRQGITYLVHHLEENENHRLQQYAQCLHQKIPEKLVSLWTTEKNGKYIILSRVSNDLITQGVHAQDLLKTVLTPCGGRWGGKDQSAQGSAPTLPTIEVLNETLWQWISTQLI; encoded by the coding sequence ATGTTAAGCAATACTATCCGCTCTAATTTTTTAAAATTTTATGCTAATCGCCATCATACTATTCTTCCCTCTTCTCCAGTATTTCCCCACAATGATTCCTCCATCCTTTTTACCAATGCAGGCATGAACCAATTTAAGGACATCTTCTTAAATAAAGAAAAGGTAAGCTACTCTCGAGCTACAACATCACAAAAATGCATTCGTGCTGGAGGAAAACACAATGACCTAGATAATGTCGGTCATACTTCAAGACACCTCACGTTCTTTGAGATGTTAGGCAACTTTTCTTTTGGGGACTACTTCAAAAGCGAAGCTATTGCCTTTGCTTGGGAAGTTTCTCTATCCGTTTTCAACTTTAATTCCGAAAGAATTTATGCTACAGTGCATGAAAAAGACGATGAGGCGTTTACTCTTTGGGAAAAGTATCTTCCTACAGACCGTATTTTTCGTCTTACAGATAAAGATAATTTTTGGAGCATGGCGAACACCGGCCCATGTGGCTATTGTTCAGAACTTCTCTTTGACCGCGGCCCAACCTTTGGGAAAGCATCATCTCCTCTTCAAGATACTGAAGGAGAGCGTTTCCTAGAGTATTGGAACCTAGTGTTTATGGAATTCAATCGCACAAGCGAAGGTTCTTTACTCGCTTTGCCTAGTAAACACGTAGATACGGGAGCAGGTCTTGAAAGACTTGTATCTTTAATTGCCGGAACGAATACTGTTTTCGAAACTGATGTATTACGAGAATTGATTGCTCGAGTAGAAAAACTATCTAGGAAAATCTATCACCCGGATGATAGTGGTGCGCCTTTTCGAGTGATTGCAGATCACACGCGCTCTTTATCTTTTGCTATTGCTGATGGTTTGCTTCCAGGAAATACTGAGCGAGGCTATGTATTAAGAAAAATTTTAAGAAGATCTGTAAACTACGGACGACGTCTGGGTTTTAATGCTCCCTTTTTGGCAGAGATTGTTCCTGTATTAGTAGATCTTATGGGGGGGGCCTATCCAGAGTTAAAAAATTCATTATCTCAGATTCAAAAAGTGATTACCTTAGAAGAAGAGACCTTTTTCAAAACTTTAGATCGTGGAGGGAACCTCTTGCAGCAGGTTTTGAAAAGCTCATTTTCTTCCTCCTGTATATCTGGGGAAGATGCCTTTAAACTCAAAGATACCTACGGTATGCCTATTGATGAAATTGCTTTATTAGCTAAAGACTACGACTATAGTGTTGACATGGATACATTCCATGAATTGGAAAAAGAAGCTAAAGAACGTTCTAGAAAAAGTGTTGCTAAGTCTGTAGAAAATTCTGAATCCGTCTATAACGAACTAGATTTAACTTCAGAATTTATAGGTTATGATAATCTCTCGTGTGATACCTTTATTGAGGCAATCATTTCTAAGAACAACCTAGTTTCTTTACTCCAAGAGGAGGAAGAAGGCGCTATCGTTTTAAAAACCTCTCCTTTTTATGCAGAAAAAGGAGGGCAAATAGGCGATTCTGGAGAAATTTTTTGTAGTGAGGGCACGTTTATTGTTACACATACAGCATCCCCCAAGGCTGGTTTAATCGTACATTACGGAAAAGTTTCTCAAGGAACTTTAAGTGTAGAAGCTGCTGTTACTGCCCAGGTAAATTGTGCTCGTAGAAAAAAAATCGCTAACAATCACACTGCTTGTCACCTATTGCATAAAGCTTTGGAAATAACTCTAGGTGATCATATCCGTCAAGCAGGCTCTTATGTTGACGATACAAAAATCCGTTTAGACGTTACTCATCCTGAAGCAATTTCTCAAGATGATCTTATATCTATTGAGACTCTAGTCAACGCAAGCATCCGTGATAATTATTCTGTAAATATTCGTGAGTCCCTTTATTCTGACGTAATGAATTCCTCTGAAATCAAACAATTCTTTGGGGATAAATATAGTGATGTTGTCCGCATCGTTTCTGTAGGTCATTCTCATGAGCTTTGCGGAGGAACTCATACAGAAGCAACAGGAAATATTGGTTTCTTCCGTATTGTTAAAGAGCATGCGATAGCCATGGGCATTAGACGTATTGAAGCAATTACTGGAGAAGAAGCTGAGTCAGCAGTACATGAAGAAAGTCAATTGTTAGAAGAGATCGCTGTATTATTACAAGTCCCTAAAGATCAGATTTTAACTAAACTAAGTGCAACCTTAGGAGAGCGTAAACAACAACAAAAACTTTTAACTGAACTAGAAAGTACTTTGATCTACACTAAATTAGATAAGCTGATCAATAATTGTCATCAACGTCAGGGAATTACTTACCTTGTGCATCATCTAGAGGAAAATGAGAATCATCGTTTGCAACAGTATGCGCAGTGCTTACATCAGAAGATACCTGAAAAATTAGTTTCTCTATGGACGACAGAGAAAAATGGAAAATATATTATACTATCCCGAGTTTCTAATGACCTTATTACACAGGGAGTCCATGCTCAGGATTTATTGAAAACAGTCCTTACTCCTTGCGGTGGCCGTTGGGGAGGCAAGGATCAGTCTGCTCAAGGTAGTGCTCCCACACTCCCAACAATAGAAGTATTAAACGAAACTTTATGGCAATGGATTTCAACCCAGTTAATTTAG
- a CDS encoding AMP nucleosidase, translating to MPQYNGESKIAQDMLERYSGSSIEQFCPYLLLTNFSYYIQTFAKLHAVPTFEGSMFATAHAPHIHTTMLDFKLGSPGAALTIDLCAFLPNIQAALMLGMCGGLRSHYQVGDYFVPIASIRGDGTSDAYFPPEVPALANFVVQKATTEVLDHKKASYHIGITHTTNIRFWEFNKKFRQKLYETKAQSAEMECATLFTAGYRRNVPIGALLLISDLPLRKGGIKTKSSGDYVFNTYTKEHILTGQEVIANLEKVMKKQAVSDHRKGLPHMEVGEADDKISEGSGTCDSDY from the coding sequence GTGCCTCAATATAATGGCGAATCTAAAATAGCTCAAGATATGTTAGAACGTTATTCAGGTTCCAGCATAGAGCAATTTTGTCCTTATCTCTTACTCACAAATTTTTCTTACTATATTCAAACCTTTGCAAAACTACATGCAGTGCCTACCTTTGAAGGCTCTATGTTTGCTACTGCACATGCGCCTCACATCCATACCACGATGTTGGATTTTAAATTAGGTTCTCCAGGAGCCGCCTTAACTATAGATTTATGTGCTTTTCTTCCTAATATCCAGGCTGCATTAATGTTAGGAATGTGTGGAGGATTGCGCTCCCATTACCAGGTTGGAGATTACTTTGTCCCTATAGCTAGCATACGTGGAGATGGAACTTCGGATGCCTATTTCCCTCCTGAAGTTCCTGCTCTTGCCAATTTTGTTGTACAGAAAGCAACAACAGAAGTGTTAGATCATAAGAAAGCCAGCTATCATATTGGCATTACTCACACAACAAACATTCGTTTCTGGGAATTTAACAAAAAATTTAGACAAAAACTCTATGAAACTAAAGCTCAGTCTGCAGAAATGGAGTGCGCAACACTTTTTACTGCGGGATATCGTAGAAATGTTCCTATTGGAGCATTACTATTGATTTCAGATCTTCCCTTAAGAAAAGGAGGGATTAAAACAAAGTCGAGTGGAGATTATGTCTTTAATACCTATACTAAAGAGCATATCCTAACGGGGCAAGAAGTCATAGCCAATCTTGAAAAAGTCATGAAAAAACAAGCTGTTTCTGACCATAGGAAAGGCTTACCTCATATGGAAGTTGGAGAAGCTGATGACAAGATAAGCGAGGGATCTGGAACCTGTGATAGTGACTATTGA
- the mfd gene encoding transcription-repair coupling factor has translation MDFNPVNLDFSISKEFNGGSLPLLLENIHLGATAFLASKMFRDSRRSIIMITTPRRLDDLFENLKSFLEKPPIEFPASEIDLSLKLVNIDAVGKRDKVLYELSQEDTPIFCITTLKALLEKTRSPKATSQQHLELQVGDILDPETSIELCRNLGYSHTTLTSEKGEFSHRGGIIDIFPLSSPEPFRIEFWGEKIISIRSYNPSDQLSTGKVSKISISPAYLEESGEAKYSHSLLDYFRSPPLYLFDNLEILEDDFADISGTLSSLPDRFFSIGYLYDRIATSRQVYFSEAPFPNVKILKENRVVIEAFHQNIEAYRESLPIIYPTHIVQDASNPLLTFLKNIQEYIPPHGKPLKIAIYSTKTKSLKEARTLAETISRADIEIYEQTGNLTSSFALVNEAFAAISLSEFASTKVLRRQKQRSHFSVTTEEVFVPIPGETVVHLHNGIGKFVGVEKKPNHLNIETDYLVLEYADKARLYVPSNQAYLISRYVGASDKSVDLHHLNSSKWKRSRDLTEKSLIVYAEKLLQLEAQRSTIPAFIYPPHGAAVIKFAETFPYEETPDQLKAIEEIYNDMMSPKLMDRLICGDAGFGKTEVIMRAAVKAVCDGHRQVIVMVPTTILATQHYETFKQRMAGLPIEITMLSRFSQPKAQKMIFEKMASGQIDIIIGTHKLINKNLEFKNPGLLIIDEEQRFGVKVKDSLKERYPTIDCLTVSATPIPRTLHMSLSGARDLSVIAMPPLDRLPVSTFVMEHNNETLTAALRHELLRGGQAYVIHNRIESIFTLAETIRNLIPEARIGVAHGQMAAEDLSNIFTKFKNQQTNILVATALIENGIDIPNANTILIDHADKFGMADLYQMKGRVGRWNKKAYCYFLVSHLDRLSGQAAKRLAALNKQEYGGGMKIALHDLEIRGAGNILGTDQSGHIGAIGFNLYCKLLKKAIVALKKHTSPLLFNDDVKIEFPYNSRIPDTYIETASMRIEFYQKIGNAEDDEELAAIQEEMRDRFGPQPQEVSWLFALAQVRLFALQHSISSIKGTPNALYIQKCLSKSEQTKKTLPYALSPTPELLVKEVIESIERGLLVKAS, from the coding sequence ATGGATTTCAACCCAGTTAATTTAGATTTTTCTATTTCCAAAGAATTCAATGGGGGATCTCTTCCCTTACTACTAGAAAATATTCATCTAGGAGCCACAGCATTTCTTGCATCCAAGATGTTTCGAGACAGCCGTCGTTCTATAATTATGATTACGACGCCAAGGCGTCTCGATGATCTCTTCGAAAATTTAAAGTCATTTTTAGAGAAACCTCCTATAGAATTTCCAGCTTCCGAAATTGATCTTTCTCTAAAATTAGTAAATATAGATGCAGTGGGGAAGCGAGATAAGGTCCTGTATGAACTGAGTCAGGAAGATACTCCGATATTCTGTATAACTACATTGAAAGCTCTTTTAGAGAAAACCCGTTCCCCAAAAGCAACAAGCCAACAACATCTTGAACTTCAAGTTGGAGATATTTTAGATCCAGAAACTTCTATAGAACTATGTAGGAATTTAGGATACTCTCACACAACGCTAACTAGTGAAAAAGGAGAGTTTTCTCATCGTGGGGGCATTATTGATATTTTTCCTTTATCCTCTCCCGAGCCTTTTCGCATAGAATTTTGGGGAGAAAAGATTATCTCTATCAGGTCTTACAATCCTTCTGACCAGTTATCTACAGGAAAAGTCTCAAAAATTTCTATCTCTCCAGCTTATCTAGAGGAGTCTGGAGAAGCAAAGTATTCTCACTCTCTGTTAGACTATTTTAGATCTCCTCCTCTCTATCTATTTGATAACCTAGAGATTTTAGAAGACGATTTTGCTGATATTTCTGGAACACTTTCTTCTCTTCCAGATAGATTTTTCTCTATAGGATATCTATATGATCGCATTGCAACGTCTCGTCAAGTCTATTTCTCTGAAGCTCCTTTCCCTAATGTAAAAATTCTGAAAGAAAATCGAGTAGTGATCGAAGCATTCCACCAAAATATAGAAGCATATCGCGAGTCTCTTCCTATAATTTACCCGACACACATCGTTCAGGATGCGAGTAATCCTCTACTGACCTTTTTAAAAAATATCCAAGAATATATTCCGCCCCATGGGAAACCATTAAAAATAGCAATTTACAGTACAAAAACTAAATCTTTAAAGGAGGCGCGAACTTTAGCAGAAACTATTAGTAGAGCTGATATTGAGATCTATGAACAAACAGGAAATTTGACATCGAGTTTTGCATTAGTAAACGAAGCTTTTGCAGCAATTTCTCTATCCGAGTTTGCTTCTACAAAAGTACTACGGAGACAGAAGCAACGCTCTCACTTTTCAGTTACTACTGAAGAAGTTTTTGTTCCGATACCAGGTGAAACTGTTGTTCATCTCCATAATGGAATTGGCAAGTTTGTTGGAGTAGAAAAAAAACCTAATCATCTCAATATTGAAACAGACTATCTTGTTCTAGAGTACGCGGACAAAGCTAGACTTTATGTTCCTTCGAATCAAGCATATTTGATTTCACGTTATGTAGGTGCTTCTGATAAATCTGTAGATCTTCATCATTTGAATAGTTCGAAATGGAAACGCTCTCGAGACCTCACAGAAAAATCTTTGATCGTTTACGCAGAAAAGCTTCTACAATTAGAAGCTCAACGTTCGACAATTCCCGCCTTTATTTATCCGCCTCATGGAGCAGCGGTGATCAAGTTTGCCGAAACTTTTCCTTATGAAGAGACTCCCGATCAATTAAAAGCTATTGAAGAAATTTATAATGATATGATGTCCCCTAAGCTCATGGATAGATTGATTTGCGGGGATGCTGGCTTTGGGAAAACCGAGGTAATTATGAGAGCTGCTGTAAAAGCAGTTTGTGATGGTCATCGTCAAGTTATTGTTATGGTTCCTACAACAATCTTGGCAACGCAACATTACGAGACCTTTAAACAAAGAATGGCTGGGTTACCGATAGAAATTACCATGCTCTCTCGCTTTTCCCAACCCAAAGCACAGAAAATGATCTTTGAAAAAATGGCATCGGGACAAATTGACATTATCATTGGGACTCATAAGCTGATTAACAAAAATTTGGAATTTAAAAACCCCGGTTTATTAATTATTGACGAAGAACAACGTTTTGGAGTCAAGGTTAAAGATAGTCTTAAAGAACGCTATCCTACTATAGATTGTCTTACAGTATCGGCAACTCCTATCCCACGAACATTACACATGTCTTTATCTGGAGCTCGAGATTTATCTGTGATTGCTATGCCTCCCTTGGATCGGTTGCCTGTAAGTACTTTTGTCATGGAACATAACAACGAGACATTAACCGCTGCTTTAAGGCACGAGCTTCTTCGGGGAGGACAAGCCTATGTGATTCACAATCGCATTGAGAGTATTTTTACTCTTGCTGAAACAATCCGTAATCTTATTCCTGAAGCTCGAATTGGTGTTGCCCATGGTCAGATGGCTGCAGAAGATCTATCTAATATCTTTACAAAATTCAAAAATCAACAGACCAATATCTTAGTCGCAACTGCATTAATAGAAAACGGTATTGACATTCCTAATGCCAACACCATCTTGATAGACCATGCGGATAAGTTTGGAATGGCTGATCTGTATCAAATGAAAGGACGTGTGGGACGTTGGAATAAAAAGGCATACTGTTATTTTCTAGTTTCTCATCTAGATAGATTATCGGGACAAGCGGCTAAGCGACTTGCCGCTTTAAATAAGCAAGAATATGGTGGGGGGATGAAAATAGCTCTTCATGATTTGGAGATCCGTGGTGCCGGAAATATTCTAGGGACAGATCAATCTGGGCATATAGGAGCTATAGGATTTAATCTCTATTGTAAGTTATTAAAAAAAGCTATTGTAGCTTTGAAAAAGCACACTTCACCTTTGCTATTTAATGACGATGTAAAGATAGAGTTTCCCTACAATTCGCGTATTCCGGATACTTACATCGAGACAGCATCGATGCGGATTGAATTTTACCAAAAGATTGGCAATGCTGAAGATGATGAAGAGCTCGCCGCAATACAAGAAGAAATGCGCGATCGCTTTGGTCCCCAACCTCAAGAAGTCTCCTGGCTTTTTGCCTTGGCCCAAGTACGCCTATTTGCTCTACAGCATAGCATTTCCAGCATCAAAGGAACTCCCAATGCTTTGTATATCCAAAAATGCCTTAGTAAATCTGAACAAACAAAGAAGACACTCCCCTATGCTCTATCTCCGACTCCTGAACTTTTAGTCAAAGAAGTTATCGAGTCTATAGAAAGGGGTCTCTTAGTAAAAGCTTCGTAA
- the hemE gene encoding uroporphyrinogen decarboxylase, which yields MSAFFNLLKSKVSSRPPVWFLRQVGRYMPQYRELKGSQPLKDFFHNTEAIIEATLLGPSLLHVDAAILFADILSVLDGFNIPYDFAPGPRTQFYPEQPLTFTSDPQATFSYLLDAIRNLTKKLSVPLIAFAASPFTLASYLIDGGVSKDFSKTMSFLYCYPKKFDELISKIISGTATYLKAQIDAGAAAVQLFESSSLRLPTALFIHYVTEPNRKLIKKLKQDSIPVSLFCRCFEENFYTLSETKADTLHPDYHVNLHSIQKSSIPMPSLQGNIDPALFLLPEEKLLNYVENFLMPLKTFPNFIFNSGHGILPETPLSNVQAVVSYVQRQL from the coding sequence ATGTCTGCCTTTTTTAATCTTTTAAAATCTAAAGTTTCCTCACGTCCTCCTGTATGGTTTTTAAGACAGGTAGGAAGGTATATGCCTCAATATCGGGAACTAAAGGGATCACAACCTTTAAAAGACTTTTTTCATAATACCGAGGCAATTATAGAAGCCACTCTCCTTGGGCCTTCTTTACTTCATGTAGATGCTGCTATTCTTTTTGCTGATATTTTATCCGTTCTGGATGGTTTTAATATACCTTATGATTTTGCTCCTGGCCCACGCACACAATTCTATCCAGAACAACCTCTGACTTTCACTTCAGATCCTCAAGCTACTTTCAGCTACCTTTTAGATGCTATCAGAAATCTCACTAAGAAGCTTTCCGTTCCTCTCATTGCCTTTGCAGCATCTCCTTTTACCCTAGCCAGCTACCTAATCGATGGTGGTGTTTCCAAAGACTTCTCAAAAACGATGTCTTTTCTATACTGTTACCCTAAAAAGTTCGATGAGTTAATCTCTAAAATTATTTCTGGGACAGCAACCTACCTAAAAGCACAAATCGATGCAGGAGCCGCTGCTGTACAGCTTTTTGAATCTTCGAGTCTACGCCTGCCTACAGCACTATTTATACATTATGTGACAGAACCAAATCGTAAGTTGATAAAAAAACTTAAACAAGACTCTATTCCCGTGAGTTTATTTTGCCGCTGTTTTGAAGAAAATTTCTATACTCTCAGTGAGACAAAAGCTGATACTCTCCACCCTGACTATCATGTAAATCTTCACAGCATTCAAAAAAGTTCTATTCCGATGCCTTCTTTACAAGGGAACATAGATCCAGCATTATTTTTACTGCCCGAAGAAAAATTATTAAATTATGTAGAAAACTTCCTGATGCCTTTAAAAACATTTCCTAACTTCATTTTTAATTCTGGACATGGGATTCTTCCTGAAACACCTTTATCAAACGTTCAAGCAGTAGTTTCTTATGTTCAACGTCAACTTTAA